A single Pedobacter sp. PACM 27299 DNA region contains:
- a CDS encoding ion channel, whose protein sequence is MALFKRKSQIDDDLGFGNQPVTANQRLMNADGSSNIKRTGLPLFRTADTYNWLISMSWKKFLLIILIVYLLVNTFFALIYVWIGIEHLQGASGINPRDHFFDAFFFSAQTISTVGYGHISPDGFITSCVAAFESMLGLLAFALATGLLYGRFSRPNAKIIYSDKMVIAPYKEGKGLMFRLANLRNNQLIEIEVQVVLSYNETVNGKVSRRFYPLELERAKIGLLTLSWTVVHPIDEHSPIFQKTAQDLANAEVEILVLLKAFDDTFSQTVHTRTSYRDEDILHDAKFSNIFSKDGNGRTTIDLSKIGAIAPSDSGDSVKDL, encoded by the coding sequence ATGGCATTATTTAAACGGAAATCACAAATCGACGACGATTTAGGATTTGGTAACCAACCGGTTACCGCGAATCAAAGGTTAATGAATGCTGATGGCAGTTCTAATATCAAAAGAACTGGACTTCCATTGTTCCGAACTGCCGACACCTATAACTGGCTGATTTCCATGTCCTGGAAAAAGTTTCTGCTGATCATCCTGATTGTTTACCTGTTGGTGAACACGTTTTTCGCCTTGATCTATGTGTGGATTGGCATCGAACATTTACAGGGTGCTAGTGGAATCAATCCCAGAGATCATTTTTTTGATGCGTTCTTCTTTTCCGCACAAACGATTTCTACCGTGGGGTATGGACACATTAGTCCGGATGGTTTTATCACGAGCTGCGTGGCCGCTTTTGAGTCGATGCTGGGACTGCTGGCTTTTGCATTGGCGACAGGCCTATTGTATGGCCGTTTTTCCAGACCTAATGCCAAGATCATTTACAGTGATAAAATGGTGATTGCGCCTTATAAGGAAGGCAAAGGGCTCATGTTCAGACTGGCCAATTTACGAAACAACCAGCTGATAGAGATTGAAGTACAGGTCGTATTGTCTTACAATGAAACCGTCAATGGAAAGGTCTCACGCAGATTTTATCCACTGGAATTGGAAAGAGCGAAAATTGGTCTGCTGACCTTAAGCTGGACGGTGGTTCATCCCATTGATGAGCACAGTCCGATTTTCCAGAAAACAGCCCAGGATCTTGCCAATGCAGAAGTAGAAATTCTGGTTTTACTGAAAGCTTTTGATGATACATTTTCGCAAACTGTACACACGAGAACTTCTTACCGCGATGAAGACATTTTGCATGATGCTAAATTTTCAAATATTTTTTCCAAAGATGGCAATGGCAGAACTACCATTGATCTTTCCAAAATCGGAG
- the trpD gene encoding anthranilate phosphoribosyltransferase, with translation MKKILNHLFENKTFSRAEAQRILTAIALGEFNTSQIAAFITAYGMRNITVEELQGFRDAMLELCVKLDFSDYELVDLCGTGGDGKDTFNISTLASFVVAGAGHKVAKHGNYGVSSGCGSSNVIEYLGYKFTSDPDTLKRSLDTSGICFIHAPLFNPAMKTVAPIRKELGVKTFFNMLGPMCNPAQPKNQLVGVFSLELARLYAYLYQDTDKNYTILHAVNGFDEVSLTCDYKVFNKKGEALVKVSDIGFEEMDEALIKGGDTVVSSAEIFMNVLNGAGTDAQHNVVLCNAALAIQTISDTKSFADCFYEAEESLFSKNALKRFKSLIG, from the coding sequence ATGAAGAAAATACTAAACCACTTATTTGAAAACAAGACCTTCAGCAGAGCTGAAGCGCAAAGAATATTGACCGCTATTGCTTTAGGTGAGTTTAATACTTCACAGATTGCGGCGTTTATTACGGCCTATGGCATGCGTAACATTACGGTGGAAGAGCTGCAGGGATTCAGAGATGCGATGTTGGAGTTATGTGTCAAACTTGATTTCTCCGACTATGAGCTGGTTGATCTTTGTGGGACTGGTGGTGATGGTAAAGATACCTTTAACATCTCTACACTCGCTTCTTTCGTCGTTGCTGGTGCTGGCCATAAAGTGGCAAAACATGGTAATTATGGCGTGTCTTCCGGTTGTGGTTCTTCTAATGTGATCGAGTATCTGGGCTATAAATTTACAAGCGATCCTGATACATTAAAGAGAAGCCTGGATACTTCAGGAATTTGCTTTATTCATGCACCATTGTTCAATCCCGCGATGAAAACGGTAGCTCCAATTCGTAAAGAGCTTGGCGTAAAAACATTCTTCAATATGCTTGGCCCAATGTGTAATCCGGCACAGCCGAAAAATCAATTGGTAGGTGTGTTTAGTCTGGAATTAGCGCGTTTATATGCTTACTTATATCAGGATACCGATAAAAACTATACTATTCTTCATGCGGTGAATGGTTTTGATGAAGTTTCCTTGACCTGCGATTATAAAGTCTTCAATAAAAAGGGAGAAGCCTTAGTAAAGGTATCAGATATTGGTTTTGAAGAGATGGATGAGGCGCTGATAAAAGGCGGAGATACCGTGGTCTCTTCTGCGGAAATATTTATGAACGTATTAAACGGAGCAGGAACAGATGCACAGCACAATGTGGTCTTATGTAATGCAGCCCTGGCTATTCAAACCATCAGCGATACTAAATCTTTTGCCGATTGTTTCTATGAAGCCGAAGAATCATTGTTCAGTAAAAACGCGTTGAAACGCTTTAAAAGCCTGATTGGGTAA
- a CDS encoding phosphoribosylanthranilate isomerase, with amino-acid sequence MSTPQLKICGMLHPENLREVAALQPDYLGFIFFKGSKRYAGDVLPEVLAALPENIKRTGVFVNETLETVLSLVDKYQLNALQLHGAESPEYCRELKVRLSEMMASDSAEPNANSIAVRTKASEKTETIGKVQLIKAFGISEAFDFSRLNLYLGTVDYFLFDTQTPDHGGSGKKFDWQLLTNYTLDLPYFLSGGIGVESAEMLNSIVDHRLFAIDVNSKFEIEPGLKDLEQLKVFKSKLL; translated from the coding sequence ATGAGTACTCCGCAATTGAAAATATGTGGGATGTTACATCCTGAAAACCTCAGGGAGGTTGCGGCTCTACAGCCAGATTACCTGGGTTTCATCTTTTTTAAAGGCTCTAAAAGATATGCCGGCGACGTGTTACCGGAAGTATTGGCAGCCTTACCTGAAAACATAAAGAGAACTGGCGTTTTTGTGAATGAAACTCTGGAAACAGTGCTCAGCCTAGTTGATAAATACCAACTAAATGCGCTGCAGTTACATGGTGCAGAAAGTCCGGAATATTGCAGGGAGTTGAAAGTTAGGTTAAGCGAAATGATGGCATCAGATTCAGCTGAGCCAAATGCAAATTCAATAGCTGTAAGAACAAAAGCAAGTGAAAAAACTGAAACAATTGGAAAAGTACAGCTGATCAAAGCTTTTGGTATCAGCGAGGCTTTTGATTTTAGTCGGTTGAATCTATACTTAGGAACTGTAGATTACTTTTTATTTGATACACAGACCCCGGATCATGGCGGTTCAGGCAAAAAGTTTGATTGGCAGCTCCTGACAAACTATACCCTGGATCTACCTTACTTTTTAAGCGGTGGAATAGGTGTTGAAAGTGCAGAAATGTTGAATAGCATTGTAGACCACAGGCTGTTTGCTATTGATGTAAATAGCAAGTTTGAAATAGAACCAGGGTTAAAAGACCTGGAACAACTGAAAGTATTTAAAAGCAAATTGTTATAA